atgggacatCACAGGGCACATTGCACATGCATTTTCGCACCTATAGGAGCAATTTAACATGGCCAATGCAGGAATGggaggaaagaagagaaaatggaAGAAACCCACATGCAAAACTCAACACAAACTTTTATCCTGGAGCTGTAAAACAGCATCTCTAGCTGCTCAGCCAATGTGCTTTCAGgcatagaatttttttttctttacaatgGTCTAGGAGTATACTCTATATTCCAATGTATCCCTGATTCCAACACACCAGTCTTGAACCTGAAAAGCAGTGGAGACATACTTGAAGTCCAGTGGTATGTTGAACCTTCTTTAACCTTCAATTTTTTGAAGTTTTATCATTTTGTAGTGTATGTCATAATTAGAAATGTGTATGTCTAAACATAGTATGCACCGCTTAAATTTAGTTTCCAAATGATGGGTCCTAgagttaatttattaattcctttatttattcattcattcatcattaacCGCGTTATCCGGGTAAGTGTCATGGTGCGTGGTGTTACTAACTGACCACATTTCAATGTTTCTTAATTTTGGTCTCTGGATAGGCAATCAATCCATTACACCGACCTCTGCTCTGACAAACATCAGCTCAACCTCCGAACACGTTCTTTCAGCGTTTCCATAGATATAATAGAGTGAGGGATAAAATGTTCCGTGCACATCTTCAGTACATTGCGCTGACCTTTACGTTAAATGAACCGGAGGAAACACCGCCCCCTAGGCGCGCGCACCCTTTTAAAGAAACTTCAGCGGCACGCGGTGAGCGCGCACGGAATATGCAGCGACAGTGAAATGATGTCCAACTGCTAGTGCTGGCAGACTGCTCGGATAATATACTGGGTGGGAAAGCTCTGTATACACAGCCGTTACGCCTCTGTGGTTCAGCTTTGTCATTTATGGTGATCGTTTCTGTGCAGCCAGCACAACACCTTCATTGGAGTGCAGGTTTTACCGGATATGGGACTAAAGTGTGGAGACACAACCTTTGAAATTGTGCTTTGGCTTTAATACTCATCAGAGACCATCACAGTTtaggtgtttatttttctttctcatattgAGCTGTTTTGCCTGTGGAAGTAGCCATCAGAGTATTAGCCTCAAGTATGGATCAGCAGTAACGCAATCTTTGAACTATACTCCGCAACCATGTAGAGGTTTTCATTATgcagttctgttgtgtccaCAGATAGCCTAATGCCCATGTTAAAGTGCTGTTCGGCTGAGCAAGTTTCATCACGCTGATGAGGtcgtttgtgttcatttacgcGTAGTTATCGCCCTCGGAATAAACTGTCGCCTGCtcattttctgattttcttttcaCGTGCTTTTTCTGAAAACATGGCTCGACTACGGAGAAGATCTTGCGTTCTTCTTATTCTCTTCGCGCTCTTCGTGCTTGGGACTCTGATGGGATTAAGGACTCTGAAGCCGAGTGATGGCTTCTCGGATCTGGACGTTTTGCCCATCAAGGGGGCGAAAGTTGACAGGCACGTCGTTGTCAGCGATGTCCTGTCATCGGCCGGTCAGGAACGCGTTGTAGCAAGTAACGCAAAACCAGCCGGCTCAAACCCAACCACTGACAGAGGTGTATCCTACGACGTCCATATATTTTACTACACCTGGTATGGGAACCCGCAGACGGATGAGAGATACTTGCATTGGGACCATGTTCTGGTGCCACACTGGGACCCTAAAATCGCTGCCAGTTATCCGAGAGGAAGGCATGTTCCCCCTGAAGACATCGGCTCGAGTTTTTATCCTGAACTGGGGCCGTATAGCTCCAGGGATCCGGAAGTGCTGGAGTCTCACATGGAGCAAATTAGCACGGCAGGGGCAGGTACCAGTCATCAAGCAACTTAAATCTTTATTCACATTATTCTTTAAGTAAGCATGCTATAGGGCTAAGTCACCATAGCGAGAGTTATGTTATTGGCTATGCACGTTTGCAGAATGCTATTGACTGCATACCGGAAGTTCGGTGTTTTTCTTAATAAGACAGCAACGGGAGGTTCTAAGAACTAGACGGAACTTTTCTAAGAAGTAAACATTTCCCCAGAGTCTTGCCAAAAGAATATTTGTTTATCTGCTCAACAGCTCTCAGTCTTATAGGCTACATGAGGTTTTCTTAATCTTGCATTATTCAAAGAAATTTAGGATTTACGATATAACAAGTTCACCTCATTACCAAACTACGTTCCACTAGCAGTAAAACATTCAGCACCAAATAGTGGACAGCTCCACATTTCTGGCTTTCTAGTATAATATAGAGCATTACTGCGACAAGTCACACAACACCTAATTAACATATTTATCAACACTATTTAAATCACGCTGCTGATGCAAATACAACTAAactatattaaaaatatcattAATACAACACCATTAATATGATCATATTGTTAATCCACAGTCATTATTTTTGATGACATggttataataatttaatttaggTGCCTTTTGTTTAATTTAGTGGGTCCATGGGTAATGTTTCAGTGCCTGAACACATGCGTAATGGTACTTGTGGGTCCTGTGACACATGAAATATGCCAAAACATTCACaattaaatctattttaattacatttaattaaaggaATTTGTAATTACACTTTTTTGGCATGAGTGTTGGTGTGCATTGTAAAGTGAACCTACATTATCTCTAAGGTGTGGTGGTGCTGTCCTGGTATCCTCTGGGTTTGGCTGATGATCATGGGGAGCCTTCTGAAGATTTGGTACCATGGATCCTGGATGCTGCACTAAGGCACAATTTAAAAGTAAGCATGTCATTTTCAATTAGCATGTATAGCTGCATTGTTCACACCTTAATTGCGTGCACATTAGAAAGTACTGTATATGGCAAGAAGTTACTAAAAGTGCTGTGTAATGTGCGTGTGTTTGCATTAGTGGCGTAATGAGTAGTATAGGGGCTGAGGAACTGCTGTGGTTAACTGTTATAGTGATGACTTTCAATAAGCAGATGTTCTCCCTTTCCTCCTGCTATTATATAAAGCCCCTCATCAAACTTTTACCCTTTGTGGTCTGTGGGTTGGGTTACTCTCCTTCGTAATCCTACCCATGTAACATCAGAATTCTCCTGCTAATTAAGAGTGGCTGAAGCAGCTCTTAGAAATAGTAGATTGTAGATGGCATGGTAAAATGTTCAGTCCATCATCAATTATTATGATCACAAGTTCAGTGAATAGTTCACTGAAAAATCTGATGACAATTCTCCCATTTCTAATTTGTCTAAACCTAGCCGAAGGGATTATTTAAGTGCATTTTAGCAGCTAAGAGTTGAATATGAGATGAATAgcaaaaatgtatgtatttatatatctgTACATTATTACAAGTGCTATGTATTATTTGCTCATAATGAGCAGCTAGCTAGGCAGCCTAAGAATAACATCTAAGAGTAAATGATGAGAGAGATAtgtgtaacagcagctctcCACCTGAGCCCTATCAataatgcacagtgtgtgtttgctcagtgCCTGCTCATTTTAGCACTCCCCATCAACTTGTTGAGACTTTGTGGTCTTTCACTGTAAAGTCAATTGATATATTTCATGGAAAAGATATCTTGATAAGAAATGGCTGTGAGTATGCAAGTAGTCCACAGTTAAAAATTTTGTAAGAAATATTCTATAGGACAAAAGTAAGCAGAGAATTTGTAGTTTAAAATATTCAACAATGAAGCTATATTTCCAAAACAGTAATACACCTAAACATTATTGACACCTAAACTAAGTAAAGCTTTTTTATCTTGAATTATTTTGTAGTATATTCTTACCTCAGACATTGTATTCAGTAATGTGGGAATAGGTTTTATGCTCTTGCCATAAATATTGTGCAGTTGTAAACAATTTGGTTACTCTTTGGTCACATCTCCTAGTTAATTTATGCCTTTTCTTTCAAATAAGAAGAAATCAGAGAATAATGGCATTGTCTCACAGAGcatgatttattcattagttAGCTACCTTAATAAAACAAGTGTTAAAGAGACAGCTTGGCCTAAACAAACCATCGGTTGAGCCATTTAATTACTTTGTGCACATTCTGTCAGACTCTGTCAGTTAgatgttataaaatatatttagcaCTTATATGctagttcttttgtttttgcgaTAAACGCGTCATCCTCTAAGTTCAAGATTTAAATACCTGGAAATAAATGCTAATCTAATGTCTCATGATCAACTTTTGATCTCAAAtgcaaatgtcttcagtgtatagcaaaagCAAAAGAATGAGCTTgccattccaatacttttgaaggGCACTATAAGTACAAACTTGACTTTTGCTGCCATCATTGTTTTATATGCCTCACATTTACTAGGTAGGATCTTTTGTTCCGTTGCAGAAAATGTGCCTAATATTATCTGTTAACTACCTTAATAATTATGGTGACTGGTGTACCTAATTGTCCCTAGCTTTCTGTTATGAGCTATGTTTTTAAATATCTCAAATACTGTTAGAATTTATGACTTCAGATTTTTGTGATGTAAGCTTAGTAGAACTTAAAAAtggctttttcttttaatcaatCATCAAAAGCCACTCTCAGCATAAAGGCTGAATTTATCTTATAAATCAGAAACATACTACAATTATCTGAAGAAAGTTCAATTTTGATTAAAAATGCTGtgcaaacaattttttttattgcagtctACTGTTCTTCTTTTATACCTGAAAAAAACATCTGTATGTACAGTGCTATTTATTGCTTGGACTACTTTTTGCCTTGACTTTGCAAGATGGCTAGAGCAATCATTACATTTAACCGAGAATATTACAACAGCACAAAGATATTCTAATACAGAGTAAAATGTCTGGACATGCATGAAGTAGGCTTTACTTTAAAATCATTATACATATAGTCATTTGCCATTATCTACTGATTCAACACCAGGTAAGTGAGTGTAGTTCCACCCCCTCCAAAGTCCCGTACTCATTAATTTAACGTGTCAGACTAAAAATGGTCGTGGCCTGCATCACCTCAATCCATTAGTACCTTTCAGCTGCAGTTTTATGATGACATAAGGGACTTTATATGTCTAATCTGGAAAGCTACAGGGACTGTAAATCATACTCTTATTTCTTTTACTGTATCTGGTTGGCCCCAGAATATCTATTATCTGCATATAAACTGATCTTCCAGTAGCACATACACATTGGCTACATAGAcaataaagcattaaaaaagaCACTTTACTCTGGGAGATTCTTTAGGTTGATCTGTAatctgacattcatttctattaACAACTATTAACCATTATGGCAATTTTAGACAGACACATTTTTTGGCAGATGGGGAAAATCTGCCAGAGTAAGTTGTGAGAAAAATTAAACTTCAAGACTGTGAGAAGGAAAAATTATGTAAATGGACTGTTGTTTCACTGGTTCTGTGAAATATTGATGTTCATCATGTTAATGGCTATGTTCATTACTTTGCGGAGCTTCTCCCATGCTGTTTCTCTCATGCtgtcttattattatataatcataTTTTAAGTGATCTAAACCAAGGGTCATCAATCTTATTGGCAGTCTTTTCTCCATCCTTCAGCCACACTAGACCTTTATGATTAAGATTGAAGACCCTGATCTAAACCTATGCTCTTTATTCAGCTGACTCattggcctggtctgatgaatctcaaTTTCTACCGAGGCATACAGATGGTAGGGTCCGAATTTGGCACCAACAACATGAATCCACGGACCAACATGCAGGCCTAATGGTATAATTGTAGTAAAATGGTGTACGCatatgttttcttggcacacttatTAATACCGGTCAATGTGCAACCCTTTGTGGTCACAATTTACTCATCTTCTAATGactacttccagcatgataatgcactttgtctcaaagcaaaAATCATCTTGTTTCAGGAACCTGACAATTATTCATTCAGTGACATTTCCAGGTAGTGCTCTAAATGTCTGTATATCTAACTGTATTTAAACCCAAAGTCGGTTTAAATTGAGCCTAAAACAAAAGGTGTTTTCTTTTGGTAATCTCACCAGTGGAAATAcaagaaaacatttatttaaaaaacacagatacacaaataccaCCTCTGTCAGCATGGTCTGTAACTTGTGGCTCTGAGAAATCAGCTCCATCACTCAAGAGATGCGTGTGGGACTGTTTGAAAAGCTGTTCACAGGTTAATATTTTTGCATGTACCTGGACACAATAGTTTCTACTGATTTTATGTTTCTAttcctaaaatataaaatttgaggtttttatctgtattgtaggcggcatggtggcttagtggcttagtggttagcacgtttgcctcacacctccagcatccagggtttgagtctcgctcctgcttactgtgtgtggagtttgcatgtcctggtgctccggtttcctcccacagtccaaagacatgctactaggctgattggaatctctaaattgcccgtagtgtgtgaatgagtgtgtgtgcaccctgtgatgggttggcactccgtccagggtgtttGATGCTTGATGACGCCTGAGGcacaggttccctgtgacccgagggtagatcggataagtggtacagacaatgaaatgaatctATGTTGCACCCACATAAAACTAAAAACCTCCTGTGGTTATCCCAGTCCAGACACTTTTGTATACTtggcaaaaaaaagcaaaaacagcagcaataGTGCATATCTCACTTAGAATCTGCTTTGAATACACTATCTGTCCAGTCTGAATAACGTATTCATTTCCAAAAAATTACCTTATAGCTCTTGTTAAAGCTCTTtgtaatacaacacaaagaACCTGAAAACAAAGCCAAATTCTTAATGGTATAGCTGCATGAGTACATTTGTGCCTGGTGCAAGGCTTTCAGTTTCAATTAAAATTTGAAGAGGTTAAGCCCTTTGTTCAGAAGGAAAGACACATCTTTCTTTGTTAATTCTGAACATTTTGTACAGCTACGATTATGAACATTTCAGATGTGAGGTCTTTTAACTTTACACAGTTTGGTTACCTTGGTGATTTTTGAATGCCTTTTTGAATGTAACTGCACTCACCAAGGACACCAAGCCTGCTGCACGAACATCTAAGCACATTACATTTGCTCTGTGTTTGCTTTTGTATTGAAAGGAAGAAGAATTAATCAGACGATTAAGGAGGTCTTGCAATACATTACTAAAGGAACTTGCTTGCCAGGGTTCACTGTGTACTTTTCCAGGTGGCGTTTCATATCCAGGCCTATAAAGGAAGGACTGATCATAGCTTACACAACAACGTCAAATACATCATCGACAGGTTGGTTTTAATTTTGACATAtcttacataaatatttacctAGTTTGCATTGTACTTTGTAACATTGTGCAAGAAACCATTGACATTTAAAAGTAAAGCATAAAGCATAAAAATGTAACAGTTTGCTCATGTTGGTTACTGGGGTAAATTAAACGCAGTATGTGCATTTAGGTATGGAGATCATGGGGCTTTTTACCGCTTCAGCATCAGCAATGGGAAAGTGCTGCCTCTTTTCTATATCTATGACTCTTACCTGACTCCTACTGAGGCTTGGGCAGAGCTACTAACCTCCACAGGCTCTCACAGTCTGCGTGGAACCCAATACGATGGTGTCTTCATTGCACTCATTGTGGATGAGAAACACAAGCATGACATCCTTGCCGGAGGATTTGATGGGATGTATACATATTTTGCATCCAACGGATTCTCCTATGGCTCTTCTCATCAAAACTGGAAGGGCCTCAAGACCTTTTGTGATGGCAACAATCTGCTCTTTGTGCCAAGTGTGGGCCCTGGCTACATTGACACCAGTATACGGCCCTGGAACAACCACAACACTCGCAACAGAGTGAACGGCAGATATTATGAAACTGGTCTACAAGCAGCATTGACCGTGAGGCCTGAGATAGTTTCCATCACTTCCTTCAACGAGTGGCACGAGGGCACACAGATTGAGAGGGCGGTACCTAAAAAGACCATCAGGCGGGTGTACCTGGACTACCAGCCGCACGAGCCCGATCTCTATCTAGAACTAACCAGGACATGGGTTGAGCAGTTTCGTAAAGAGAAAGAGCGATGGCTTGTTTGACATGGATTTGTTTGAAATAGTTTGGAACAGACCTTTTGTTTTGGTGTAGGATGCTGTATATAGGCATGATAAATAAGAAACTTCAAAACATTTTTACCAGTCACATAAGCCCAGTTAGCTCATCTTTAGTAACTACATTTCCCAGTAACCCTTATGATGAAAAGAATGGCATGGCAAGTTTC
The nucleotide sequence above comes from Hemibagrus wyckioides isolate EC202008001 linkage group LG01, SWU_Hwy_1.0, whole genome shotgun sequence. Encoded proteins:
- the LOC131345305 gene encoding glycoprotein endo-alpha-1,2-mannosidase-like protein, with product MARLRRRSCVLLILFALFVLGTLMGLRTLKPSDGFSDLDVLPIKGAKVDRHVVVSDVLSSAGQERVVASNAKPAGSNPTTDRGVSYDVHIFYYTWYGNPQTDERYLHWDHVLVPHWDPKIAASYPRGRHVPPEDIGSSFYPELGPYSSRDPEVLESHMEQISTAGAGVVVLSWYPLGLADDHGEPSEDLVPWILDAALRHNLKVAFHIQAYKGRTDHSLHNNVKYIIDRYGDHGAFYRFSISNGKVLPLFYIYDSYLTPTEAWAELLTSTGSHSLRGTQYDGVFIALIVDEKHKHDILAGGFDGMYTYFASNGFSYGSSHQNWKGLKTFCDGNNLLFVPSVGPGYIDTSIRPWNNHNTRNRVNGRYYETGLQAALTVRPEIVSITSFNEWHEGTQIERAVPKKTIRRVYLDYQPHEPDLYLELTRTWVEQFRKEKERWLV